The Coriobacteriia bacterium genome window below encodes:
- the rlmB gene encoding 23S rRNA (guanosine(2251)-2'-O)-methyltransferase RlmB encodes MLIIEGRNSVIEALRAGVPLRNIFIAEGTKPDRGIDEIVRQAGVARVPVKRVPRRDIDSRSERGAHQGVLAEADPYRFASLDDVLSAAEGKVRSLIIALDHVTDPGNLGAVCRSAEVVGADGVIVAKRRSAAVTPAAYKTSAGALAHVHLAQEPNLVRSIERCKEAGYWVAGASERAEQNVWEAPLDGRVVLVMGSEGAGLSRLALEACDFLVRLPQAGKVGSLNVAQATTAIAYEWLRRGAQQK; translated from the coding sequence ATGCTCATCATTGAAGGTCGCAATTCGGTCATCGAGGCGCTGCGCGCCGGGGTGCCATTGCGCAACATATTCATCGCCGAGGGCACCAAGCCCGACCGCGGAATCGACGAGATAGTGCGCCAGGCGGGCGTGGCCCGAGTCCCGGTCAAGCGCGTACCGCGCCGCGACATCGATTCGCGCAGCGAGCGGGGAGCGCACCAAGGCGTGCTCGCTGAGGCGGATCCGTACCGCTTCGCTTCGCTCGACGACGTCTTGTCGGCGGCGGAGGGCAAGGTCCGCTCACTCATCATCGCGCTCGATCACGTGACGGATCCCGGCAATCTCGGCGCCGTCTGTCGGAGCGCCGAAGTCGTCGGCGCTGACGGGGTGATTGTCGCCAAGCGCCGCTCGGCCGCGGTGACGCCGGCGGCGTACAAGACTTCGGCCGGTGCACTCGCGCACGTGCATCTCGCTCAGGAGCCAAACCTCGTGCGCTCGATAGAACGCTGCAAGGAGGCGGGCTACTGGGTGGCCGGCGCCTCCGAACGGGCCGAGCAGAACGTATGGGAGGCTCCTCTGGACGGCCGCGTCGTCTTAGTGATGGGCTCGGAAGGTGCAGGGTTGTCTCGACTGGCACTGGAGGCCTGTGACTTCTTGGTGCGCCTGCCGCAGGCCGGCAAGGTCGGTTCACTCAACGTCGCGCAGGCGACAACCGCCATCGCCTACGAATGGCTGCGCCGAGGGGCTCAGCAAAAGTGA
- a CDS encoding cysteine--tRNA ligase, translating to MKVYNSLTRTKEEFVPREAGKVAVYVCGPTVYNYIHIGNARTFLSFDVIRRYLEHKGFDVRFVQNITDVDDKIINRAAEEGRAPAEIAEQYAEAFYADMRALGVKDPTVRPKATETIPQMVATITRLIEGGHAYEADGDVYFSVRSFPAYGLLSGRDIDAMETQARVESGDRKRDSLDFALWKAAKPGEPHWPSPWGEGRPGWHIECSVMSEMELGLPFDIHGGGSDLIFPHHENEIAQSEAAFGVPFVRYWLHGGMLQINAEKMSKSLGNFTLARDVLARYPVPVIRLLMLQTHYRSSLDFSDVRLDETAIAYERLDNLVRNLRWARESPASGAGVAGAAVEDLRSAIHETREKFDAEMDDDFNTAGALAAIFEIARIANGFLADHQSAIAETDRQVLCEAEDAVVSLLGVLGVDLACEQRTAYPPEVLGLAREVAGYEGTDAEAGVEALLAARASARADKNWALADAVRDGLAKVGLLIEDTAQGARVVFRPEG from the coding sequence ATGAAGGTCTATAACTCGCTCACCCGCACAAAGGAAGAGTTCGTGCCCCGCGAGGCCGGCAAGGTCGCCGTCTACGTGTGCGGGCCGACGGTCTACAACTACATCCATATCGGCAATGCGCGCACGTTCCTTTCATTCGATGTCATCAGGCGCTACCTGGAGCACAAAGGGTTCGACGTGCGTTTCGTCCAGAACATCACCGACGTCGACGACAAGATCATCAACCGCGCCGCCGAGGAAGGCCGCGCTCCCGCCGAGATCGCCGAGCAGTACGCCGAGGCGTTCTATGCGGACATGCGCGCCCTCGGCGTGAAGGACCCGACGGTCCGCCCCAAGGCCACGGAGACCATCCCCCAGATGGTTGCGACCATCACGCGGCTCATCGAGGGTGGCCACGCGTACGAGGCCGACGGCGACGTCTACTTCTCGGTACGCAGCTTCCCGGCATACGGCCTGCTCTCCGGCCGCGATATCGATGCGATGGAAACGCAGGCTCGCGTCGAGTCCGGCGATCGCAAGCGCGACTCGCTCGATTTCGCTCTCTGGAAAGCCGCCAAGCCCGGCGAGCCGCACTGGCCGAGCCCGTGGGGGGAGGGGCGCCCCGGTTGGCACATCGAATGCTCGGTCATGTCGGAGATGGAACTTGGCCTGCCGTTCGACATCCACGGCGGCGGAAGCGACCTCATCTTCCCGCACCATGAGAACGAGATCGCGCAGTCCGAGGCGGCGTTCGGCGTCCCGTTCGTGCGCTACTGGCTACACGGCGGCATGCTGCAGATCAACGCCGAGAAGATGAGCAAGTCTCTCGGCAACTTCACGCTCGCTCGCGACGTGCTGGCCCGCTATCCTGTGCCGGTGATCCGCCTGCTCATGCTCCAGACCCACTATCGCAGTTCACTCGACTTCTCCGACGTGCGACTCGACGAGACCGCTATCGCCTATGAGCGACTCGACAACTTGGTGCGCAACCTGCGCTGGGCACGCGAGTCTCCGGCGTCCGGCGCTGGTGTCGCCGGCGCGGCCGTCGAGGATCTGCGCTCGGCGATCCACGAGACCCGCGAGAAGTTCGACGCCGAGATGGACGACGACTTCAACACCGCCGGCGCGCTGGCCGCCATCTTCGAGATCGCCCGCATCGCCAACGGCTTCCTCGCTGATCATCAGTCCGCGATCGCCGAGACAGACCGGCAGGTCCTGTGCGAAGCCGAAGATGCCGTCGTGTCGCTGCTCGGCGTGCTGGGCGTGGATCTGGCGTGCGAGCAGCGCACCGCGTACCCGCCCGAGGTCCTCGGCCTGGCGCGCGAGGTGGCTGGCTACGAGGGTACGGACGCGGAAGCGGGCGTCGAAGCTCTTCTGGCGGCCCGTGCGTCCGCGAGAGCCGACAAGAACTGGGCGCTGGCCGACGCGGTGCGAGACGGGCTCGCGAAGGTCGGGCTCCTCATCGAAGATACCGCACAGGGCGCGCGCGTCGTCTTCCGGCCGGAAGGCTAG
- a CDS encoding RNA-binding protein, translating into MSKHRVLIVDGYNVIRQTPPYSVLAEQDLDTARAALVSDVSAYAAQGAWRATVVFDAHANPRSDGVSHRLAGLTVTFSRYGIDADSVIESLARAARERGDETVVVTSDAQMQWTVLGGSVGRMSSAEFADSLRDSSGWWREHSPAGSVRGRLEDRIDEATRRRLAKWARS; encoded by the coding sequence GTGAGCAAGCATCGGGTGCTGATCGTTGACGGTTACAACGTCATCCGGCAGACGCCGCCGTATTCCGTGCTTGCCGAGCAAGACCTTGATACGGCACGAGCGGCACTTGTCTCGGATGTGTCGGCGTATGCGGCTCAAGGTGCATGGCGTGCCACGGTCGTTTTCGACGCCCACGCAAACCCGCGATCCGACGGCGTATCTCATCGGCTGGCCGGGCTCACAGTCACGTTCTCTAGGTACGGAATCGACGCTGACTCGGTGATAGAGTCCCTTGCGCGTGCGGCGAGGGAGCGTGGCGACGAGACGGTCGTGGTCACTTCGGACGCGCAGATGCAATGGACGGTGCTCGGAGGCTCGGTTGGCAGGATGTCTTCGGCGGAGTTTGCGGACTCCCTGAGGGACAGCAGCGGATGGTGGCGGGAGCACTCGCCGGCCGGCAGCGTTCGTGGCAGGCTGGAGGACCGCATCGATGAGGCGACTCGCCGTCGGCTTGCGAAATGGGCGCGGAGCTAG
- the radA gene encoding DNA repair protein RadA, producing MAKSRSVWCCGNCGTTASRWIGRCPECGEYGTFSEEDVRPVGNERSGVLAAAPVSLSAVGNTQAVRTSSGVPEFDRALGGGLVAGSLLLLGGEPGIGKSTLLLQVADALGMGGSDVLYVCGEESPQQIGLRAKRLGAVSSRIALLPEVDISVVEQVVRERKPGVLVIDSIQTAFDPDAGGAPGSVGQIRACTSRLMRVAKDLGVTTFLVGHVTKDGAIAGPRMLEHMVDVVLYFEGDRDHSFRIVRAVKNRFGPSGEIGVFEMGEAGLAGVDSPSATLLAERTKAVPGSAVMAAVEGSRTLLVEVQALVTPSYLPAPRRLATGIDLARLLQVLAVLERRAGLSFAGQDVYVSVAGGLRVTEPAVDLPLALALASARKDVPVPIDIGAFGELGLTGQVKPVSRAADRVREASRLGMSRVLGAASASAGKTSVQGLVNVATVNDALGML from the coding sequence GTGGCGAAATCGCGAAGCGTCTGGTGCTGCGGGAACTGCGGTACCACTGCGTCGCGATGGATCGGCCGCTGTCCTGAATGTGGCGAGTACGGGACGTTTTCCGAGGAGGACGTCCGACCGGTCGGAAACGAGCGGTCGGGCGTCCTCGCTGCGGCCCCGGTGTCGCTTTCCGCTGTCGGGAATACCCAAGCGGTTCGCACCTCCTCTGGTGTGCCCGAGTTCGACCGCGCGCTCGGCGGAGGGCTCGTAGCGGGCTCGCTCCTGCTACTCGGTGGCGAACCGGGAATAGGGAAGTCAACTCTTCTATTGCAGGTCGCGGATGCTCTCGGCATGGGAGGCTCCGACGTCCTCTATGTGTGTGGCGAGGAGTCACCTCAGCAGATCGGGCTTCGCGCCAAACGGCTCGGGGCGGTTTCGAGTCGCATCGCGCTTCTGCCGGAGGTTGATATCTCGGTAGTCGAGCAGGTCGTGCGGGAGCGCAAGCCCGGTGTGCTGGTTATCGATTCCATTCAGACCGCATTTGACCCGGATGCCGGTGGCGCGCCTGGTAGTGTCGGGCAGATTCGTGCGTGCACGTCGCGGCTGATGCGAGTCGCAAAGGACCTCGGCGTGACTACGTTCCTTGTCGGCCACGTGACGAAGGACGGCGCGATAGCGGGGCCTCGCATGTTGGAGCACATGGTCGACGTCGTGCTCTACTTCGAGGGTGACCGGGACCATTCCTTCCGGATCGTTCGTGCGGTCAAGAACCGGTTCGGTCCTTCAGGTGAGATAGGCGTCTTCGAGATGGGCGAGGCGGGGCTTGCGGGGGTTGACTCTCCGTCGGCCACGCTCTTGGCCGAGCGAACCAAGGCCGTTCCCGGATCGGCAGTCATGGCGGCCGTGGAAGGATCGAGGACGCTGCTTGTCGAGGTACAGGCGCTTGTCACGCCGAGTTATCTGCCAGCGCCGAGAAGGCTTGCCACCGGTATCGACCTTGCGCGCCTGCTGCAGGTGCTCGCCGTGCTTGAGCGTCGGGCAGGGCTGTCCTTCGCCGGACAGGATGTGTACGTGTCAGTTGCCGGTGGCCTTCGGGTGACCGAGCCTGCCGTCGATCTGCCTCTCGCCCTCGCGCTCGCTTCGGCGCGAAAGGACGTTCCCGTGCCGATAGATATCGGCGCCTTTGGCGAACTTGGACTCACAGGACAGGTCAAGCCGGTCTCGCGAGCCGCCGATCGGGTGCGCGAGGCTTCTCGGCTGGGGATGAGCAGAGTATTGGGCGCAGCTTCGGCGTCGGCGGGAAAAACCTCGGTACAAGGACTCGTGAATGTGGCGACGGTGAACGACGCGCTTGGTATGCTGTAA
- the ispD gene encoding 2-C-methyl-D-erythritol 4-phosphate cytidylyltransferase, with protein sequence MSAAGRKATDVGHVRTAAVIVAGGNGERFGSASGKQLAVLLGRPMLGWTAEAFDAAPGVDLIVLVAHPGRVADYRAALDALGLQTPLVVTGGGETRQESVANGLAAVPGTAEIVLVHDGARPLVTSDLIGRLLETLETAPEAAGVVVGYPSVDTLKLVEGQRVLSTPDRARFWAVQTPQVFRLEALKVAFARASADGFLGTDDASLVERLGGLVLLFEGPRDNIKVTVPEDLALVEAILARRLERGGSRDADRDRV encoded by the coding sequence ATGAGCGCCGCCGGCAGAAAGGCCACCGACGTGGGTCATGTGAGAACCGCGGCAGTGATCGTGGCCGGTGGGAATGGCGAGCGCTTCGGTTCGGCGAGCGGCAAGCAGCTTGCCGTCCTGCTCGGGCGACCGATGCTCGGCTGGACTGCCGAGGCGTTCGACGCTGCCCCGGGTGTCGACCTGATCGTACTTGTCGCGCACCCAGGCCGCGTGGCCGACTACCGGGCAGCTCTTGACGCGCTCGGACTCCAGACTCCGCTCGTGGTGACCGGCGGAGGCGAAACCCGTCAGGAGTCCGTCGCCAACGGGCTTGCCGCAGTTCCCGGTACCGCTGAGATAGTCCTTGTCCACGACGGCGCAAGACCGCTCGTGACGAGTGACCTCATCGGGAGGCTTCTCGAGACGCTCGAGACCGCCCCGGAGGCGGCAGGCGTCGTCGTCGGCTACCCGTCAGTGGACACGCTCAAGCTTGTCGAGGGGCAGCGCGTGCTGTCCACTCCCGACCGCGCGCGTTTCTGGGCGGTGCAGACGCCGCAGGTGTTTCGGCTGGAGGCGCTGAAGGTGGCGTTTGCGCGGGCATCGGCCGATGGCTTCCTTGGAACTGATGACGCCTCGCTTGTCGAGCGTTTGGGTGGGCTTGTGCTCCTCTTCGAGGGGCCGAGAGACAACATCAAGGTGACCGTCCCCGAGGATCTCGCGCTGGTCGAAGCGATCTTGGCGCGCAGGTTGGAGAGAGGAGGTTCAAGAGATGCGGATAGGGATCGGGTATGA
- the cysE gene encoding serine O-acetyltransferase translates to MFERMREDIRSVKERDPAATSSASVLFNYPGLHALWGYRINHWLWTHGSPGFARWCSQAVRFCTGIEIHPGALIGRRFFIDHGMGVVIGETTIIGNDVTLYQGVTLGGTGKEVGKRHPTLEDWVVVGVGASVLGDITVGHGSKVGGGAVLIDDVPPNCTVVGVPGRVVMRSGSRIDAIDLHHEDLPDPVVEMFRCLQRRMDRLERRASEDREAVLHLGAAELESEEAAVDVDDADRICEI, encoded by the coding sequence ATGTTCGAGCGAATGCGTGAAGACATCCGGAGTGTGAAGGAGCGCGACCCCGCAGCGACATCGTCGGCGAGCGTGCTGTTCAACTACCCTGGCTTGCACGCACTGTGGGGGTACCGGATCAACCACTGGCTCTGGACCCATGGCTCTCCCGGATTCGCCCGCTGGTGCTCCCAAGCCGTGCGCTTTTGCACGGGAATCGAGATCCATCCCGGTGCTCTGATCGGCCGACGATTCTTCATTGACCACGGCATGGGTGTGGTCATCGGCGAGACGACGATCATCGGCAACGATGTGACGCTGTACCAAGGGGTCACGCTCGGCGGTACCGGCAAGGAGGTCGGCAAGAGGCATCCGACGCTTGAGGACTGGGTGGTTGTGGGCGTCGGCGCTTCCGTGCTGGGCGACATCACGGTGGGGCACGGCAGCAAGGTCGGTGGCGGCGCGGTCCTGATTGACGACGTCCCTCCGAACTGCACGGTGGTGGGTGTGCCGGGGCGCGTGGTCATGCGCAGCGGATCGCGGATCGATGCCATCGATCTGCACCACGAGGATCTTCCCGACCCGGTCGTCGAGATGTTCCGCTGTCTTCAGCGTCGCATGGACCGGCTCGAGCGCCGCGCATCAGAAGACCGGGAGGCGGTTCTGCACCTGGGCGCGGCCGAGCTGGAGTCGGAAGAGGCCGCTGTTGACGTCGACGACGCCGACAGGATCTGTGAGATATAG
- a CDS encoding 2-C-methyl-D-erythritol 2,4-cyclodiphosphate synthase, with product MRIGIGYDAHAFAEGRQLILGGVRIDHDRGLLGHSDADVLAHALADAVLGALRAGDIGALFPDTDPAYSGADSIVLLSRVGDLAREMGWVVVDADCVLILERPKISPFRDHMRANLARALGVPLDSVGLKATTTEGLGFEGRAEGVGAQAVVLLDRA from the coding sequence ATGCGGATAGGGATCGGGTATGACGCCCATGCATTCGCCGAAGGTCGGCAGCTGATTCTCGGTGGCGTGCGGATCGACCACGATCGAGGTCTTCTCGGCCATTCGGATGCCGACGTCCTTGCGCATGCACTCGCTGACGCAGTGCTCGGCGCGTTGCGTGCGGGGGATATCGGAGCGCTGTTTCCGGACACGGATCCCGCCTATTCCGGTGCCGACTCAATCGTCCTGCTCTCCCGCGTCGGCGATCTTGCGCGTGAGATGGGCTGGGTGGTCGTGGACGCCGATTGCGTGCTGATCCTTGAGCGGCCCAAGATATCGCCGTTCCGAGACCATATGCGCGCGAACCTTGCGCGTGCGCTCGGCGTTCCGCTCGACTCTGTTGGCCTGAAGGCCACCACCACCGAGGGTCTCGGGTTCGAGGGCCGGGCCGAGGGGGTCGGAGCGCAGGCGGTCGTGCTGTTGGACCGAGCGTAG
- the disA gene encoding DNA integrity scanning protein DisA, with product MHQELEKVAPGTRLREGLDMILSARTGALIVMGDTDAVDELCDGGFVIDTPFSPQRLFELAKMDGAIILDEGGERIIRANVHLVPDSSLLTTETGMRHRTAERVSRQTHALVLSVSQRREVVSLYLRGRRVALEDIEVVLAKANQALQTLQNYRTRLDEVLDRLTHLEFYDLVTIGNVAEAVGRFEMVRRVSKEVTRYIAQLGTDGRLIRMQADELTANVEDQYLLLTRDYAADPSLREAASLLGRFAELPLERLLESDAVAHELGLDAIDRAEQHVYSRGYRVLAQLPALPAGVTNRLVARFDSLPGIMKASSEQLDEVDGVGTRRAKAIASGLMRLKAHSEV from the coding sequence ATGCACCAGGAACTCGAAAAGGTCGCGCCGGGAACGCGGCTACGCGAGGGGCTCGACATGATTCTGTCGGCACGCACCGGAGCCCTGATCGTAATGGGGGACACGGATGCGGTCGACGAGCTGTGCGATGGCGGATTCGTCATAGATACGCCGTTTTCTCCGCAGCGCCTCTTCGAACTCGCCAAGATGGACGGCGCCATCATTCTTGATGAGGGTGGGGAGAGGATCATCCGAGCCAACGTGCACCTCGTGCCCGATTCATCGCTTCTGACCACCGAGACGGGAATGCGCCACCGGACCGCCGAGCGGGTGAGTCGTCAGACACACGCGCTGGTTCTTTCGGTGTCTCAGCGTCGCGAAGTCGTTAGCCTCTACTTGCGCGGCCGCCGAGTCGCCCTCGAGGATATCGAGGTCGTCTTGGCGAAAGCCAATCAGGCGTTGCAGACGCTTCAGAACTACCGCACGAGGCTCGACGAGGTTCTTGACCGGCTTACCCATCTAGAGTTCTACGATCTCGTCACCATAGGCAATGTGGCAGAGGCCGTCGGGCGATTCGAGATGGTTCGGCGCGTTTCCAAGGAAGTCACACGGTATATTGCGCAGCTTGGCACCGACGGAAGGCTCATCAGGATGCAGGCAGATGAGCTGACCGCCAACGTGGAGGACCAGTACCTGCTTCTCACCCGGGACTATGCCGCCGATCCTTCGCTGCGTGAAGCGGCCTCGCTCCTCGGCCGTTTTGCGGAGCTTCCGCTCGAGAGGCTGCTCGAGTCGGATGCTGTCGCGCACGAGCTTGGGTTGGATGCCATAGACCGCGCGGAGCAGCACGTCTACTCGCGGGGGTACCGAGTGCTTGCGCAGTTGCCGGCATTGCCGGCAGGCGTCACAAACCGGCTGGTGGCTCGTTTCGACTCGCTCCCGGGCATCATGAAGGCGTCCTCTGAGCAGCTTGACGAGGTGGATGGCGTCGGCACCCGCAGGGCCAAAGCAATAGCGAGCGGCCTGATGCGGCTCAAGGCCCACTCCGAGGTCTAG
- a CDS encoding ATP-dependent Clp protease ATP-binding subunit, with protein MFERFTEKAKKVIVYAQEEARLLNQNYIGTEHLLLGLIREQDGIAARAIESLSISLEDVHAQVEDLIGRGTFVPTGHIPFTPRAKKVLELSLREALQLGHNYIGTEHILLGLIREGEGVAAQVLLNLGADLDKVRSAVIQLLSGHYGRPTEAGEERRGGSGSGNSMLDEFGRNLTRQAREGKLDPVIGREREIERVMQILSRRTKNNPVLIGEPGVGKTAVAEGLAQRIANDEVPETIKDKQLYTLDLAALVAGSKYRGEFEDRLKKVIKEIRERGDIILFVDEMHTLVGAGAAEGAIDAASIIKPALARGELQTIGATTLNEYRKYVEKDPALERRFQPITVGEPSPEETVEILKGLRDRYEAHHRVSITDEALQAAVTLSDRYISDRFLPDKAIDLVDEAGAKMRIMMMTAPPGVKEVEERLRRVRAEKEAAIEAQEFEKAASLRDSEKQVLGEKRAVEEEWLKPDNHRVVEVTEKEIAEVVSMWTGVPVTALTEEETEKLLRMETVLHERIVGQDEAVTAVSKAIRRSRAGLKDPKRPSGSFIFLGPSGVGKTELSKALAQFLFGSEDSMISLDMSEYMEKHTVSRLIGSPPGYVGFDEGGQLTEQVRRKPYSVILFDEIEKAHPDVFNVLLQILEEGRLTDAQGRRVNFKNAIVIMTSNIGARDIVKNKTLGFAPSSAGGALSYDTVKDRVTGELKKAFRPEFLNRVDDVIVFHDLTPEQIEQIVDLMVDRLRDQLLLQGFGITLTAEARKLLAAEGFDSTLGARPLRRAIQRLLEDPLSEQILAGNWTTGDVIEVFVENDRPAFRRGEGRIVVPVKVPRERKAESDMRPGVTAPNRGSAAGGSHTLGSLSGE; from the coding sequence ATGTTCGAGCGATTCACTGAGAAAGCCAAGAAAGTCATCGTGTACGCGCAAGAAGAGGCGCGTCTGCTCAACCAGAACTACATCGGTACCGAGCATCTTCTTCTTGGGCTGATTCGCGAGCAGGATGGTATCGCCGCACGCGCCATCGAGTCGCTCAGTATCTCCCTGGAAGACGTGCATGCCCAAGTTGAGGACCTTATCGGCCGGGGGACGTTCGTGCCGACCGGACACATTCCGTTCACGCCGCGGGCCAAGAAAGTTCTCGAGCTTTCATTGCGCGAAGCGTTGCAGCTCGGGCACAACTACATCGGAACCGAACACATCCTGCTGGGCCTTATTCGCGAAGGCGAAGGTGTTGCCGCGCAGGTGCTGCTCAACCTCGGTGCCGACCTCGACAAGGTCCGCTCGGCAGTGATCCAGCTTCTCTCCGGTCACTACGGCCGTCCTACAGAGGCGGGTGAGGAGAGACGCGGAGGCAGTGGTAGCGGGAACAGCATGCTCGATGAGTTCGGGCGCAACTTGACCCGTCAAGCTCGTGAGGGCAAGCTCGACCCCGTCATCGGCCGAGAGCGCGAGATCGAGCGCGTGATGCAGATCCTGTCCCGGCGTACGAAGAACAATCCCGTCCTCATTGGAGAGCCCGGAGTGGGTAAGACCGCTGTCGCCGAGGGTTTGGCCCAGCGGATTGCCAACGACGAGGTTCCCGAGACGATCAAGGACAAGCAGCTCTACACACTTGACCTTGCGGCACTTGTCGCGGGCAGCAAGTACCGCGGCGAGTTTGAGGACAGGCTCAAGAAGGTCATAAAGGAGATTCGTGAGCGCGGCGATATCATTCTGTTCGTTGACGAGATGCACACACTCGTAGGTGCGGGCGCGGCTGAAGGTGCCATCGATGCGGCCAGCATCATCAAGCCCGCATTGGCACGCGGCGAGCTCCAGACTATTGGGGCGACCACACTCAACGAGTATCGCAAGTACGTGGAGAAGGATCCGGCCCTTGAGCGCCGTTTTCAGCCGATCACCGTCGGCGAACCCTCGCCTGAGGAGACGGTCGAGATTCTCAAAGGCCTGCGTGATCGCTACGAGGCGCACCACCGCGTCAGCATCACCGACGAAGCGCTTCAGGCCGCGGTAACCCTTTCAGATCGCTACATCTCGGATCGGTTCCTGCCGGACAAAGCCATCGACCTTGTCGACGAGGCCGGCGCGAAGATGCGCATCATGATGATGACGGCTCCTCCCGGCGTCAAAGAGGTCGAAGAGCGGCTTCGCCGCGTCCGTGCCGAGAAGGAAGCCGCAATCGAAGCGCAGGAGTTCGAGAAGGCCGCCTCGCTGCGCGACAGCGAAAAGCAGGTTCTCGGCGAGAAGCGTGCTGTGGAAGAGGAATGGCTCAAACCCGACAACCACAGGGTCGTCGAAGTGACCGAGAAGGAGATCGCCGAGGTCGTCTCGATGTGGACAGGCGTTCCCGTCACTGCCCTCACTGAAGAGGAGACAGAAAAGCTCTTGCGCATGGAAACCGTGCTGCATGAGCGGATCGTCGGTCAAGACGAAGCAGTGACGGCAGTCAGCAAAGCCATCAGGCGCTCGCGTGCGGGCCTGAAGGATCCGAAGCGTCCTTCGGGGTCGTTCATCTTCTTGGGCCCTTCAGGCGTAGGGAAGACGGAGCTCTCGAAAGCGCTCGCGCAGTTCCTGTTCGGGAGCGAAGACTCCATGATCTCGCTCGACATGTCGGAGTACATGGAGAAGCACACGGTTTCGCGCCTGATAGGCTCGCCTCCGGGATACGTTGGGTTCGACGAGGGCGGTCAGCTCACCGAGCAGGTCCGCCGCAAGCCATACTCGGTCATCCTGTTCGACGAGATCGAGAAAGCACATCCGGATGTGTTCAATGTCCTTCTTCAGATTCTCGAAGAGGGCCGTCTTACCGATGCTCAAGGACGGCGCGTGAACTTCAAGAACGCCATAGTCATCATGACAAGCAACATCGGCGCGCGCGACATCGTAAAGAATAAGACGCTGGGGTTTGCTCCGAGCAGTGCCGGCGGCGCCCTTTCGTACGACACCGTCAAGGATCGAGTAACCGGCGAACTGAAGAAGGCATTCAGACCTGAGTTCCTGAACCGCGTCGACGACGTCATCGTCTTCCATGACCTGACTCCCGAGCAGATCGAACAGATTGTCGATCTCATGGTGGACAGACTGAGGGATCAGCTGCTTCTGCAGGGCTTCGGGATCACGCTCACCGCGGAGGCGCGCAAGCTGCTGGCCGCCGAAGGCTTCGATTCAACACTCGGAGCTCGGCCGTTGCGCAGGGCGATCCAGCGCCTGCTCGAAGACCCGCTCTCGGAGCAGATCCTCGCGGGCAACTGGACTACTGGCGACGTGATCGAGGTATTCGTCGAGAACGACCGACCTGCGTTTCGCCGTGGAGAAGGACGCATCGTGGTACCGGTCAAGGTTCCGCGAGAGCGCAAAGCGGAAAGTGACATGCGACCGGGGGTGACTGCGCCGAATCGCGGCTCTGCGGCGGGCGGCAGCCACACTCTCGGCAGCTTGTCGGGCGAGTAG